In the Rhodospirillaceae bacterium genome, GGCATAGATATCCGCGATGGCCAGCAATTGGAATGTATCACCTGCGCGTTGTGTATTGATGCTTGCGACGGGGTGATGGCGAAGCTTGATCTTCCCAAGGGATTGATCGCGTATGATTCTTATTCCGCACACCATCACCGCGCCCAGGGGGAATCTGCCAAGCTGCGTCCCATTCGACCGCGCACGATTATTTATTTTACCGCGTGGGCCTTAGTTGGGCTTTTGATGCTGTTCGTGTTGATGAGCCGATCAGACCTGGATATTAACGTTCTCCGGGACCGTAATCCAATTTTTGTGACCTTGTCGGATGGTTCCATTCGCAACGGCTATACTTTTAAAATTCTCAACAAGGCGAACATCGAACGCGGCTTTATCATGACCGTCTCTGGGATCGCCGGGGCGCAGTTGCAGCAAGTTGGTGGCGTGGCAGGTGCGACCGGTGAAAGTGAACTGAGCTTCACGGTAGAGCCCGATAAGGTCCGGAGCTTCCGCGTTTTTGTCAGCGTCGGAAAAGGCGGCCTAAGTTCCGACTCAACCGATATCAAATTTTCCCTTTTGGATACGGAAAAAGGGACCGAAGTTTATTATGACAGCGTGTTTAGAGGGCCGGCGAAATGAGTGGCGTTTGGACCGGACGCCGGGTGCTTTTTTGTATGCTGGGTTTCTTCGGCGTCATCTTCGTGGTCAACGGCATCTTTGTTTATATGGCGACGACGACTTGGACTGGGCTCAGCACTGAGAACGCCTACAAAAAAGGAATTCGCTATAATGACACCCTGGACGCCGCGCGGGCGCAGGACCAGTTAGGCTGGCAAAGTAAGGTCGCGGTTGGAAAAGGTTCTGACAATCTGATCGCCCAGTTTAAAGCGAAAGATGGCGCGCCGGTGACGGGGTTAAAAATTATCGGTACGGCAGTTCGCCCAACCCACGAAGGCTATGATAAGAAACTTATATTTGTCGAAACTCAGTCGGGGACATACGTCGCGAATGGGCGACTGCCGCTAAAAGGCAATTGGCGGATTGAGTTGGTGGCGACGTCTTCCGATGGAAAATCCTTTCGTGTGAACCATACTCTCTTGGTGAAGCCCAGGGATAAATCATGAATGAGTTGGCGCGGAACTTTTCTGCATTTGTCGAAACAGGCGACAACCAAACAGAACGCATAAATCTAATGGTCGAGAACGTTAGCTGCGCCGGGTGCATCGGTAAAATTGAACGCACCTTAACGGCCCAGCCGGGTGTTGTTTCCGCACGGGTCAATATGAGCACCCGCCGCTTGGCGGTTCAATGGCGGACTGGGGAGGCGGAACCAGGAGCACTGATCGATACGGTTGAAGACTTGGGTTATCCCGTTGCCCCGTTCATTGCTGAGTCCGTTGCGCCGCTCTCTGCGGTTCGGGACAAGGAACTTTTAAAGGCCTTGGCGGTAGCTGGGTTCGCGGCGGCGAATGTGATGCTGCTATCGGTCGCCATTTGGGCCGGACACTCCCAAGGCCCAAACGAGGGTATGGGCGATGCAACGCGGACGTTGTTTCATTGGATTTCGGCCTTGATCGCCCTGCCTGCCATTGCCTATGCCGGGCGGCCTTTCTTCCGCTCGGCGGTAACAGCATTAAGGGCCCGCGCCTTGAACATGGACGTGCCGATTTCCTTGGCCGTCGTTTTGTCGGCGGGGATGAGCCTGCAACAAACAATGGTCGGCGGCACTCATGCCTATTTCGATGCGTCGATCACGTTGCTGTTTTTTCTGTTGGTCGGGCGTTATTTGGACAGTCGTGCACGCGCCAAAGCACGATCAACGGCGGAACATCTCTTGGCGCTCTCCGCTGTTAGCGCGACGGTCATTGATGCCGACGGTACGCTAATCGGATTGCCGGTCAATCAAGTACAGCCAGGGATGATCATCCTCGTCGCGGCAGGAGCCCGGGTGCCGTTGGATGGAGATGTCACGGATGGCTTATCGGAGGTCGATGCGAGTTTGGTCACCGGGGAGACCTTGCCAAAATCGATTGTGCCGGGATCAAAAGTTTTCGCCGGCACCTTAAACGTCGGTGCGCCCTTCCGGTTCAAAGTCACTGCGGCCGGCGACAATACGTTACTAGCAGAAATCGTGCGCTTGATGGAAGCGGCGGAGCAGGGCCGGGCCAAGTACGTACGCCTCGCTGATCGCTTTGCCCGTGCTTATGCGCCGGTGGTTCACATTCTGGCGCTGGCCACGTTCTTGGGATGGTTGGTTGTGGCGGGAGAGGGATGGCAGCCGTCGTTGATGGTGGCGATTTCGGTTTTGATTATCACCTGCCCGTGTGCGTTGGGCTTGGCCGTGCCGGTGGTGCAAGTCGTCGCCGGCGGATTACTGCTTCGCAAGGGTGTGCTGTTGAAAGCTGCCGATGGCCTGGAGCGATTGGCGCAAGTCGACACGGTGGTGTTTGATAAAACGGGGACCCTGACCAGAGGACGCCCTGAATTGGTTTCTGACGGTGAATGGACTGAGCAAGATTTAGAGATTGCATCAGCCTTGGCCCAGCACAGCAGCCATCCTCTCTCAAAGGCGATTGCTGAAACTGCTTCCAGTACCGAGGCATCAGATGTTGAAGAGGTTCCAGGTCAAGGCTTGCGAGGCATTGTAAACGGAAAAGAAATTCGCTTGGGTCGATGGGATTGGTGCGGCGTTGAGGCGTCACAGTCTGGTGAAATGGAATTGTGGCTGAAGGTGGGGGGGCGTTCTCCCATCCGCTTTACATTCTCTGATCAACTGCGGGCCGATGCTGTGCGCACGATTTCAGCACTACAAAGCCGAGGCTTGGATGTTCGAATTCTATCCGGCGACCGCGCATCCGTCGTTGGTCCCTTGGCGGAGCAGCTCGGTGTCAAAGATTGGAAGGCAGAGTGCCTTCCCGCTGAAAAAGTCACTGAGCTTGAAGCGTTGAAATCACAAGGCCATCGCGTCGTCATGGTCGGTGATGGCTTGAACGATGCGCCTGCGTTGTCGGCAGGGTTTGTCTCGATCTCCCCTGCTAGCGCTGCTGACGTCAGCCAGACTGCGGCAGACTTTATTTTTCAGGGCGAAGGGCTGGGGCCTGTTGTAACGGTGCTGAGAACAGCGAAGGCAGCTAACCGCTTGGTCATACAGAACTTTGGCTTAGCGCTGGCGTATAATGCGGTGGCCGTGCCGTTGGCTGTGGCCGGGTTGGTGACGCCCTTGATTGCGGCGGTGGCGATGTCGGCGTCGTCCGTGACCGTGACCCTAAACGCGCTCCGCTTGCGCCTGATGGCGTAGGGGGAGCTATGGACGTCCTCGTATATTTAATTCCGGCAGCCTTGTTTCTAGGCGGGGTCGGGCTGTGTGCATTCCTATGGGCGCTCCGCACAGGCCAGTTCGAAGACCTCGACGGTGCCGCCCATAGAATTTTGGATGATGAGGAGGAGTAGGGGGAGTTCTACTCGACGTCCTTCGAGACGCGCTTTCAGCGCTCCTCAGGATGAGGTTTGTTTTTAAAATTTAATTAAAGAACCTCATCCTGAGGAGCCGCATTAGCGGCGTCTCGAAGGATCCCGACTAAGGCTCATTCATCAGGATTAGGTTCTGGAAATTCTTCGGGCCAGTTTTCCAACACATGCTCTAAATAACCTTTGAGCTTGTTCGTATCCAAGCGACCGGACTTTTTGATCTTGTCCACTTCCTCGATCGGCTCAAGGGGGATTTGCAGAGAGTCCATGAAGCGGTTGCGGAAATTGAACAGGCCGGTGATCATCGTAAGTTCAACAATTTCTTGTTCGTTGAAGACACCGCGTACATGTTCAAAAATATCATCTCGCGACCGCGCGGTGTTCTTCGTCACGTGCTCCGCCCACATCACGGCTGCTTTTTCCCGATCATTCAAAAGCGGGGAGTCCATGTACGTATCGCTGCCGATGACTTCGACCTGTTCGTCGGTAATGCCTGCCGCTTGACCAAGCGACGTGTTATGAGCCAGTCAATAACTGCACCCATTGGTTTGGCTGGTCTTGATGATCGCCATTTCTTTGAGTTTAGATGTCAGGCAACTACCGCCGCCTTCGCGCTGCATCACCCCGGTGAAGGGGGTTAGCATCATTTGCATGAAGGGTGCATGGGCGGCGACCCGGTGTGAATTGGGAACTCGCCCCAGCATTTTGGTGGCGGCGCTGAAGCATAGCTTGGTCAGGGTGTCGTCTGAGTCCAAGTCTACCATGGAGATGCGACCAGTGTCAGAGGCAGTCATAGTGCGTTCCTTCTAAAATTTAGGTCTTTATTTTGTACGACCAAAAAAATTATTCTGTTTGGCGATTCGATGTGTGTCAAGATAACCTGCATGAATAACAGAGAGGAAATTACCATGCCGTTTTACCGCTGGGATGAAATGAAGCGAAAGAACCTTGCAAAGCCTTCTGAATCAACAGGAAGCATCATCATTGGTGACCATATTACCTTAAATCGCTCCGTCAGTGGCCCTGGGAGAATTGTTAACCCGCATTTTCATGGATGTGAGCAAATTTTGAACGTCGTACAAGGAACCGCGTGGTTTCGAGTAGGCGATGAAGAAAAAACTGTCACGGCCGGAGAAGTTATTCATATCCCTGTTGGTGCGGAGCATGAGCTGAAAAACATTGGAGATGAAGAGTTTGTTTATCTTTCCTTCAAAAACATTTCCGAAGACTGGCCGCCC is a window encoding:
- a CDS encoding FixH family protein, with protein sequence MSGVWTGRRVLFCMLGFFGVIFVVNGIFVYMATTTWTGLSTENAYKKGIRYNDTLDAARAQDQLGWQSKVAVGKGSDNLIAQFKAKDGAPVTGLKIIGTAVRPTHEGYDKKLIFVETQSGTYVANGRLPLKGNWRIELVATSSDGKSFRVNHTLLVKPRDKS
- the cadA gene encoding cadmium-translocating P-type ATPase; amino-acid sequence: MNELARNFSAFVETGDNQTERINLMVENVSCAGCIGKIERTLTAQPGVVSARVNMSTRRLAVQWRTGEAEPGALIDTVEDLGYPVAPFIAESVAPLSAVRDKELLKALAVAGFAAANVMLLSVAIWAGHSQGPNEGMGDATRTLFHWISALIALPAIAYAGRPFFRSAVTALRARALNMDVPISLAVVLSAGMSLQQTMVGGTHAYFDASITLLFFLLVGRYLDSRARAKARSTAEHLLALSAVSATVIDADGTLIGLPVNQVQPGMIILVAAGARVPLDGDVTDGLSEVDASLVTGETLPKSIVPGSKVFAGTLNVGAPFRFKVTAAGDNTLLAEIVRLMEAAEQGRAKYVRLADRFARAYAPVVHILALATFLGWLVVAGEGWQPSLMVAISVLIITCPCALGLAVPVVQVVAGGLLLRKGVLLKAADGLERLAQVDTVVFDKTGTLTRGRPELVSDGEWTEQDLEIASALAQHSSHPLSKAIAETASSTEASDVEEVPGQGLRGIVNGKEIRLGRWDWCGVEASQSGEMELWLKVGGRSPIRFTFSDQLRADAVRTISALQSRGLDVRILSGDRASVVGPLAEQLGVKDWKAECLPAEKVTELEALKSQGHRVVMVGDGLNDAPALSAGFVSISPASAADVSQTAADFIFQGEGLGPVVTVLRTAKAANRLVIQNFGLALAYNAVAVPLAVAGLVTPLIAAVAMSASSVTVTLNALRLRLMA
- the ccoS gene encoding cbb3-type cytochrome oxidase assembly protein CcoS, with product MDVLVYLIPAALFLGGVGLCAFLWALRTGQFEDLDGAAHRILDDEEE
- a CDS encoding carboxymuconolactone decarboxylase family protein, with translation MDSPLLNDREKAAVMWAEHVTKNTARSRDDIFEHVRGVFNEQEIVELTMITGLFNFRNRFMDSLQIPLEPIEEVDKIKKSGRLDTNKLKGYLEHVLENWPEEFPEPNPDE
- a CDS encoding cupin domain-containing protein, which produces MNNREEITMPFYRWDEMKRKNLAKPSESTGSIIIGDHITLNRSVSGPGRIVNPHFHGCEQILNVVQGTAWFRVGDEEKTVTAGEVIHIPVGAEHELKNIGDEEFVYLSFKNISEDWPPQTAIDAAREVAEEAANK